The Sulfurimonas aquatica genomic sequence TGGACTTCCTATATTTGTTGTTGAAAAAGAAAAAGTGGATGGTGCAACTGCTGTATGTAATCTAGCATCTATAAATCTATCTCGTATAAATACAAAAGAGCAAATCGAGAGAATCGTTCCAACTGCCGTAAGATGTTTGGATAATGTTATAGATTTGAACTTCTATCCTGTAGAGAAAGTAAAACGTACAAATATGAAAACGCGTTCTATTGGTCTTGGCGTTATGGGTGAAGCACAGATGTTAGCTGAACAAGGTATCATGTGGGGAAGCCAAGAGCACTTTGATAAGATAGATGAAGTTATGGAGTCAGTTTGTTATAGTACTATCTCAGCCTCATCAGATTTAGCGTTAGAAAAAGGAAAGTATCCAGAGTTTGATGGAAGTAAGTGGAGTAGAGGCATCTTTCCTCAAGACCATGCAAATGCGGAAGTTATAAACCTTGTTGACCGTGGTGGACTTTTTGCTTCAACATATGAGTGGGAAGAACTTCGAACTAAGGTAAAAACTCAAGGTATGAGAAATGGTTACCTAATGGCTGTAGCACCAACTAGTTCTATCTCTATACTAACGGGAACTACACAAGCAATCGAGCCTGTCTTTAAACGCAAGTGGAGTGAAGAGAATCTATCTGGTCTTATACCTGTAGTGGTACCAAATCTTTCACCAGAGACTTGGAGTTACTATACGCCGGCTTATGATCTCAATCAAACAGTTCTAATCCGTGCTGCAGCAATTCGTCAAAAATGGATAGACCAAGGGCAATCTTTAAACATCTTTATCACTCTTGATAAAGCAAGTGGAAAATACCTTAATGAGATTTATATGTTAGCATGGAAGTTAGGACTAAAATCTACTTACTATCTACGTTCACAATCTCCAGAAATGGCAAGCGATGTAGAAGATAGAAGTATGGAATGTGTTGGCTGCCAATAGATGAAACCACTGAGTAAAAATGAAATACCCTCCTTTTTAGAAAGATTTGGAAATTTTAAAGATGCGGAGTTTCGCTCTTTAGAAGTTCTCTCCGCTTCACAAATAAAACTTACCTTTGCCCTTCAAGATAAAGCCCGTGCATTTGACTGGATTACTTTAGAGTTAGAGTTTTCTAGCATAGAAGATGCAAGACTTCTCGACAATAATAAACTTTCATTTGTTGATATGGGTGATGGATGCTCTTTGATTCATGATGATGAAAAGTTTGCGTTTGGTATTGGAGAATGCTATAATATATCTATTATCAAAAACTCAACATGCTATCTGGTTAGTAACAACCTAAAGTATCAAGAGGGATTATTTTAAAGGAAGAAAAATGAGCTACGACGTACGTGGAGAGATTCTAGGTTTTGAAGATACACAAAAGGTAAATATAACTGAGGTTGATACACTTATATCAACTATGACAGATGTAAATAATGAAAATATTACATTCACTATTGTAAACCCTTATTCACTCAGAGAGTATTCATTTGATGTACCATCAGATATAAAAGTTTTACTAGAGATAAATGAGAAGTCAAATGTTAGTGTTTATAATATCTTAGTTCTTCAAAAACCACTTGAAAAATCTACTATTAACTTCCTAGCACCCATAGTTGTAAATAATGACAACAACAAACTAGCACAAGTAATACTTGACTCTAAAAAGAATCCT encodes the following:
- the fliW gene encoding flagellar assembly protein FliW gives rise to the protein MSYDVRGEILGFEDTQKVNITEVDTLISTMTDVNNENITFTIVNPYSLREYSFDVPSDIKVLLEINEKSNVSVYNILVLQKPLEKSTINFLAPIVVNNDNNKLAQVILDSKKNPDFGMAETIESFRKK